In the genome of Nymphaea colorata isolate Beijing-Zhang1983 chromosome 9, ASM883128v2, whole genome shotgun sequence, one region contains:
- the LOC116260501 gene encoding microtubule-associated protein 70-1-like produces MADLQNGGDDLGFETPKPFLGVSASFKGDSRSKRKNQHLRSGSETDDFINLLHGSDPVKVELNRLENEVRDKDRELGEAQAEIKALRLSERLREKAVEELTDELKKVEDKLKTTEALLENKNLEIKKINDEKKAALAAQFAAEATLRRVHAAQKDDEMPPIEAIITPLEAELKLARLEAAKLQDDNRALDRLTKSKEAALLEAERTVQLALAKASLVDDLQNKNQELMKQIEICQEENKILDKMHRQKVSEVEKLSQTVRELEEAVLAGGAAANAVRDYQRKVQEMNEERKTLDRELARAKVTANRVAVVVANEWKDANDKVMPVKQWLEERRFMQGEMQQLREKLAVVERTAKSEAQLKEKYLLRLKVLEEGLRGQSNSNARMSSDRRSASNGPSRRQSLGGAENLSRTSSNGFSSRRTPTRQHGSATSNSVSTILKNARNSSRSFDGANRSLEQAKVFTNGIGSNSSVNKVDGGRDNEVHNTAWKDNADGKPIETEKADTDEYVSGLLYDMLQKEVITLRKAAHEKDQSLKDKDDAIEMLAKKVETLTKAMEVEAKKMRREVAAMEKEVAAMRVDKERDLRARRFSSSSKGPVVSSQLLHGRSMRNS; encoded by the exons ATGGCGGATTTACAGAACGGTGGGGATGATCTGGGTTTCGAGACGCCGAAGCCGTTTCTGGGGGTTTCTGCGTCTTTCAAGGGCGATAGCAGGAGCAAGAGGAAGAATCAGCACCTGCGATCCGGCTCGGAGACGGATGACTTCATCAATCTCTTGCACGGTTCGGATCCGGTGAAGGTGGAGCTCAATCGGCTCGAGAATGAAGTTAGAG ATAAAGATAGAGAGCTGGGAGAAGCCCAAGCAGAGATCAAGGCATTAAGATTATCAGAGCGCTTAAGGGAAAAGGCTGTTGAAGAA CTTACAGATGAACTAAAAAAAGTGGAGGACAAGCTGAAGACAACCGAAGCTCTTCTGGAAAACAAA AATCTTGAGATCAAGAAGATAAATGATGAGAAGAAGGCTGCATTAGCAGCACAGTTTGCAGCAGAAGCAACCCTTCGAAGAGTCCATGCAGCTCAGAAGGATGATGAAATGCCTCCAATAGAGGCCATTATTACACCACTAGAAGCAGAGCTTAAGCTTGCTAGACTGGAG GCTGCCAAGCTGCAGGATGATAATAGGGCACTTGATCGActtaccaaatcaaaagaagcAGCTTTGCTCGAAGCAGAGAGAACTGTCCAATTAGCATTGGCAAAAGCCTCTTTAGTTGATGATCTGCAAAACAAAAACCAAGAGCTGATGAAACAGATTGAGATCTGTCAG GAAGAAAACAAGATTCTGGACAAAATGCACCGGCAGAAGGTCTCGGAGGTCGAAAAATTGAGTCAAACTGTTCGAGAGCTTGAAGAGGCTGTTCTTGCTGGTGGTGCAGCTGCAAATGCTGTGCGTGATTACCAACGAAAAGTGCAAGAGATGAAT gaagaaaggaaaactcTTGATCGGGAATTAGCACGCGCAAAGGTTACAGCAAATCGTGTAGCAGTGGTAGTTGCAAATGAATGGAAAGATGCCAATGACAAAGTAATGCCTGTGAAACAATGGCTTGAAGAAAGGAGATTTATGCAG GGGGAAATGCAGCAGCTTCGAGAGAAACTCGCTGTAGTTGAAAGAACTGCAAAATCTGAAGCACAGCTGAAG GAGAAATATCTGTTGCGACTCAAAGTTTTGGAAGAAGGCCTGAGAGGACAATCAAATAGTAATGCACGCATGTCCTCTGATAGAAGAAGTGCAAGTAATGGACCATCTCGAAGACAGTCCCTTGGTGGAGCTGAAAATTTGTCAAGAACATCTTCAAATGGTTTTTCATCAAGGAGAACCCCAACACGTCAACATGGGTCTGCAACTTCAAACAGCGTTAGCACTATACTGAAGAATGCTAGGAACTCTTCAAGGTCTTTTGATGGAGCTAATCGGTCATTGGAACAAGCCAAGGTTTTCACCAATGGTATAGGGTCCAATTCTTCAGTTAACAAGGTAGATGGAGGTAGAGATAATGAGGTGCATAATACTGCATGGAAGGACAATGCAGATGGTAAACCGATTGAGACTGAAAAAGCAGATACTGATGAATATGTATCAGGGTTGCTGTATGATATGCTGCAAAAGGAGGTCATAACTTTGAGGAAGGCTGCTCATGAGAAGGATCAAAGTCTCAAAGACAAGGATGATGCGATTGAG ATGTTAGCTAAAAAGGTGGAGACTCTGACAAAGGCCATGGAAGTTGAGGCCAAGAAAATGCGAAGAGAAGTAGCTGCAATGGAAAAGGAAGTAGCTGCAATGAGAGTTGATAAGGAACGTGACTTGAGGGCACGGCGCTTTAGTAGTAGTTCTAAGGGGCCTGTAGTGAGCTCTCAGCTGCTTCATGGAAG GAGCATGCGAAATTCATAA
- the LOC116261105 gene encoding uncharacterized protein LOC116261105 — protein MEFTQACDFSAVLLPDQLKREASAVSESDRLDIGVPSNSFSVSSVACSSKIGGYALESSLSLEELDVLEAELELIHDVLTEDSNVGSIGLGEIGLGQDFKLGKIPGVAESSRNGASAMKKVANVATVSVDLIQNRRPFKCSHSGCQKTFKNPQTLKMHYKTHSSDEIALHLSSETVPQACRAGQNKKIPCRCPVCGGTFVGLYELRRHFGRKHSEGEKTHRCRKCGKRFYIDVDLRDHLKLCGEPVGCKCGMKFAFRCNLLAHKKTHPECHEQSPAPDSTAFGTRKHFPKSRDGMSCLLS, from the coding sequence ATGGAGTTCACCCAAGCCTGTGATTTTAGCGCCGTTCTGCTGCCAGATCAGCTCAAACGTGAGGCATCTGCGGTTTCTGAATCAGATCGTCTTGATATTGGTGTTCCTTCCAACAGTTTTTCTGTTTCCTCAGTTGCATGCAGCAGCAAAATTGGTGGGTATGCATTGgaatcctctctctctttagagGAATTGGACGTCTTGGAGGCAGAGTTGGAGTTGATCCATGACGTCTTGACGGAGGATTCAAACGTGGGTAGCATTGGATTGGGTGAAATAGGGCTCGGACAAGACTTCAAGTTGGGGAAAATCCCTGGAGTTGCCGAGAGCTCGAGGAATGGCGCCTCTGCCATGAAGAAAGTCGCTAATGTAGCCACTGTGTCTGTTGATCTCATTCAGAACAGAAGACCCTTCAAGTGCTCTCATTCAGGATGCCAGAAAACGTTCAAGAATCCACAGACGCtgaaaatgcactacaagaCTCATTCTTCTGATGAGATTGCGCTTCATTTGAGCTCGGAGACTGTTCCCCAGGCTTGTCGAGCCGGGCAGAATAAGAAGATTCCCTGCAGGTGCCCTGTTTGTGGCGGGACCTTTGTGGGGTTATACGAACTCCGGCGGCATTTTGGCCGGAAGCACTCAGAGGGCGAGAAGACCCATCGTTGCCGGAAATGTGGGAAGAGATTCTACATCGATGTGGATTTGAGAGACCACCTGAAACTCTGCGGAGAGCCTGTTGGCTGCAAATGTGGGATGAAATTCGCGTTCAGATGCAATCTTCTGGCTCATAAGAAAACGCATCCTGAGTGCCACGAGCAGAGTCCGGCTCCGGATTCCACTGCATTCGGAACCCGGAAGCATTTCCCCAAGTCTCGGGATGGGATGTCATGCCTCCTGAGCTGA